In one window of Blastocatellia bacterium DNA:
- a CDS encoding citrate (Si)-synthase, which produces MAKDTLTVIDNRTGRSYEVPIEEGAVRAMEFRRVKVGEGDFGLMVYDPGFQNTAACRSGITFID; this is translated from the coding sequence ATGGCGAAAGATACCTTGACGGTGATCGACAATCGGACGGGGCGGAGTTATGAGGTGCCGATTGAGGAGGGGGCGGTGCGGGCGATGGAGTTTCGGCGGGTGAAGGTGGGGGAGGGGGATTTTGGGTTGATGGTGTACGATCCGGGGTTTCAGAACACGGCGGCGTGTCGCAGTGGGATCACGTTCATCGAT
- a CDS encoding NAD(P)H-dependent oxidoreductase subunit E has product MREVEAIIERYGAERRHVIAMLQDIQAQFHYLPREALLEVAARARIPLIDLYSIATFYNCFSLVPRGEHVIRVCLGTACHLKGGARLVEALERELGVREGEMTPDGQFSFETVRCVGACALAPLVIIDGRYYPKMGQRKLTQVLARLRRARPAEEIVR; this is encoded by the coding sequence ATGCGAGAGGTCGAAGCCATTATCGAGCGGTACGGAGCCGAGCGGCGACACGTGATCGCCATGTTGCAGGATATTCAGGCGCAGTTCCATTACTTGCCGCGAGAGGCGCTTCTTGAGGTCGCGGCTCGTGCGCGTATCCCCTTGATCGACCTCTACAGCATCGCGACCTTCTACAACTGTTTCTCGCTCGTTCCCCGAGGGGAACATGTCATTCGGGTGTGCTTGGGCACGGCGTGTCACTTGAAGGGAGGAGCGCGTCTGGTCGAAGCCTTGGAGCGAGAGCTGGGAGTGCGCGAAGGGGAGATGACTCCAGATGGGCAATTCTCGTTTGAGACAGTCCGATGCGTCGGGGCATGCGCTTTAGCGCCACTTGTCATCATTGACGGACGCTACTATCCCAAGATGGGGCAGCGGAAGCTGACGCAGGTGCTCGCACGATTGCGCCGTGCTCGCCCGGCGGAGGAGATCGTTCGATGA
- a CDS encoding NADH-quinone oxidoreductase subunit NuoF — protein sequence MKIRTLEQLRALEEELRAARDHKPCVRVCGGTGCRARGSEEVLARFKALLQETGLAESVELKFTGCHGLCERGPLVSLTPHEVFYQGVEADDVRAIVTETLTNGTLIERLLAQDPVTGRRVRREQEIPFYRRQHRIVLRFNGIIDPTDIREYIALGGYRALGTVLTRLSPEEVIAIVERSGLRGRGGAGFPTGRKWRLARAAPGSRKYVICNGDEGDPGAFMDRSVLEGNPHSVIEGMIIGAYAVGAAQGIIYVREEYPLAVQTLETALAQARAYGFLGEEIFSSAFSFDIEIVRGAGAFVAGEETALIAAVEGKVSEPRQRPPYPVHRGVWGYPTVINNVETWANVPIIIEQGPEWFASLGTTTSKGTKIFSLVGKVMNTGLIEIPMGMTLRELIEEIGGGTPPPRETKAVQIGGPSGGCLPKDLFDLPIDYESLTEAGAMMGSGGLIVMDDQTCMVDVARYFMDFLRDESCGKCLPCREGTNRMYELLTAICEGRATEADLTLLEELAQVVKETSLCGLGQTAPNPVLTTLRYFRPEYEAHIRERRCPAGVCKALIRYVINAERCTGCLACLSPCPQQAIQGQLKQPHVIDQERCIKCGMCYEVCQFGAVEII from the coding sequence ATGAAGATTCGAACGCTCGAGCAACTGAGGGCGCTGGAAGAGGAGCTTCGCGCGGCGCGCGATCACAAACCGTGCGTGCGCGTGTGCGGAGGGACCGGCTGCCGCGCTCGTGGGAGCGAAGAGGTGCTGGCTCGCTTCAAGGCGCTCTTGCAGGAAACGGGATTGGCCGAATCGGTGGAATTGAAATTCACTGGATGTCACGGGTTGTGCGAACGCGGTCCTTTGGTCTCGCTCACTCCTCACGAGGTCTTCTATCAAGGCGTCGAGGCCGATGATGTGCGCGCGATCGTCACGGAGACGCTCACGAACGGTACGCTCATTGAGCGATTGCTCGCTCAGGATCCGGTGACGGGGCGGCGCGTTCGACGAGAGCAGGAGATCCCCTTCTACCGGCGGCAGCATCGAATCGTGTTGCGCTTCAACGGCATTATTGATCCGACCGACATTCGCGAATACATCGCGCTTGGGGGGTATCGGGCCCTGGGCACGGTCCTGACGCGCCTGAGCCCAGAGGAAGTGATCGCGATCGTCGAACGCTCTGGGCTGCGCGGGCGTGGAGGAGCGGGATTCCCAACGGGGAGGAAATGGCGATTGGCGCGCGCGGCTCCAGGTTCGCGCAAGTATGTGATCTGCAACGGGGACGAGGGCGATCCTGGCGCCTTCATGGATCGCAGTGTGCTCGAAGGCAATCCGCACAGCGTCATCGAAGGGATGATCATCGGCGCTTACGCCGTCGGTGCGGCGCAGGGGATCATCTATGTGCGCGAAGAATACCCTCTGGCCGTTCAAACGTTGGAAACGGCACTCGCCCAAGCGCGCGCGTATGGGTTCCTCGGCGAGGAGATTTTCAGCTCCGCATTCTCCTTCGATATTGAGATCGTGCGCGGCGCTGGAGCTTTCGTCGCCGGAGAGGAGACGGCCTTGATCGCCGCCGTTGAGGGAAAGGTGAGCGAGCCGCGGCAACGCCCGCCGTATCCCGTGCATCGGGGAGTGTGGGGATACCCCACCGTCATCAACAACGTCGAGACGTGGGCCAATGTCCCCATCATCATCGAGCAAGGCCCCGAATGGTTCGCGAGCTTGGGGACGACGACGAGCAAGGGGACGAAGATCTTTTCGCTCGTGGGCAAGGTCATGAACACGGGGCTCATTGAAATCCCGATGGGAATGACGCTCCGAGAGCTCATCGAGGAGATCGGCGGCGGAACGCCTCCTCCGCGAGAGACCAAGGCCGTGCAGATCGGGGGGCCCTCGGGCGGTTGTTTGCCCAAGGACCTTTTCGATCTTCCCATTGATTACGAGAGCTTGACCGAAGCGGGCGCGATGATGGGCTCGGGCGGTCTGATCGTCATGGACGATCAGACCTGCATGGTGGATGTCGCGCGATACTTCATGGACTTCTTGCGCGATGAATCCTGCGGAAAATGCCTCCCGTGTCGCGAAGGAACCAACCGCATGTATGAGCTGCTCACGGCGATCTGCGAGGGGCGCGCGACCGAGGCCGATCTCACCTTGCTCGAAGAGCTGGCTCAGGTCGTGAAGGAAACGTCGCTCTGCGGGCTCGGCCAGACGGCGCCGAATCCCGTGCTCACGACGTTGCGTTATTTCCGTCCCGAGTACGAGGCGCACATCCGAGAACGGCGTTGTCCGGCCGGTGTGTGTAAGGCCCTCATTCGCTATGTGATCAATGCCGAGCGCTGCACGGGATGTTTGGCGTGCCTGTCCCCGTGCCCGCAACAAGCCATTCAGGGGCAACTCAAGCAGCCTCATGTCATTGACCAAGAGCGCTGCATCAAGTGCGGCATGTGCTATGAGGTCTGCCAATTCGGAGCTGTGGAGATCATATGA
- a CDS encoding 2Fe-2S iron-sulfur cluster-binding protein, whose protein sequence is MTRLYINGIEVDVEEGMTLLEVAEHLGIEIPTLCFHPGLSPYGACRLCVVELSDGRLVSACTYPVQEGLRVRTHSPRVRRARQMLIELLLSICPSSKRLQDLATEHQVERVRFSIRDERCIFCGLCVRMCAEQMMAHAIGFVSRGYRRRITTPFDMTSEVCRRCGGCLYICPVCELRCQGSEAPSAVCGSCATPAPTCLPVYEDLACYMGAAGECGTCVRGPQTPDLRLLDLKGRRESV, encoded by the coding sequence ATGACGCGCCTCTACATTAACGGCATCGAAGTGGATGTCGAGGAGGGAATGACCCTCCTGGAGGTGGCCGAGCATCTGGGCATCGAGATCCCTACGCTCTGCTTTCATCCGGGGTTGAGCCCGTATGGAGCGTGCCGCCTTTGCGTCGTTGAGTTGAGCGATGGTCGGCTCGTCTCTGCGTGCACCTATCCTGTCCAAGAGGGGTTGCGGGTGCGCACACACTCGCCACGCGTCCGACGGGCTCGCCAGATGCTGATCGAGCTGCTCCTTTCGATCTGTCCGAGCTCGAAACGGCTTCAGGATCTGGCTACCGAGCATCAGGTCGAGCGCGTACGCTTTTCGATCCGCGACGAGCGATGTATCTTCTGCGGCCTTTGCGTCCGAATGTGCGCCGAACAGATGATGGCTCATGCCATCGGGTTCGTCAGTCGCGGATACCGACGCCGGATCACGACCCCCTTTGATATGACGTCGGAGGTGTGCCGCCGGTGTGGCGGATGTCTCTACATTTGCCCGGTGTGCGAGCTGCGGTGCCAAGGGTCAGAGGCCCCAAGCGCCGTCTGCGGCTCGTGCGCAACTCCGGCTCCGACATGCCTCCCTGTGTACGAGGATCTCGCGTGTTACATGGGGGCGGCGGGCGAATGCGGGACATGCGTGAGAGGACCGCAGACGCCTGATCTTCGCCTGTTGGATCTTAAAGGAAGGAGGGAGAGCGTATGA
- a CDS encoding FMN-binding glutamate synthase family protein, which produces MSFSRLNASAATLTKNRTEGAIVSLSGMCATCLDGCIGMCEIGKSAYRGAEVIYPQPFGIITAASEKRYPVDLSHFTILGTVVGAWGVPPDPDVAIFPAVSLERRIGRDKGIKVKLPIIIPGLGSTAIAKNNWEGLAIGAAIAGIPLTIGENICGMDEAAEFKNGRVVRSPEMIRRVKLYKEWQQDGYGAIIVQANVEDTRLGVHEYVISELGVEAVELKWGQGAKDIGGEVKIKDLAKAQLLKRRGYIVLPDPEDPEVIEAFRRGSFHEFERHSRIGMVDEESFVRRVEELRRAGAKYVFLKTGAYRPADLARALKFSSLAGIDLLTVDAAGGGTGMSPWRMMNEWGIPPVELHSLLYRYADQLAQRGEYVPDIAIAGGFAFEDQIFKGLALGAPYFKLIGMARAPLAAAMVGKTIGRSIEEGDLPVYIARFGETVEEIFITAPELKRRFGADFKRIPPGAIGLYTYLQRLAQGLRQLMCGSRKFALDYISRDDIAALTEEAARISGIPYVMDVDRAVAERILNGSPVSQSLAEHRVGHQGMR; this is translated from the coding sequence ATGAGCTTCTCACGATTGAATGCCTCGGCGGCGACGCTCACGAAGAATCGCACGGAGGGAGCGATCGTCTCCCTGAGTGGGATGTGCGCAACGTGCCTGGATGGATGCATCGGGATGTGCGAGATCGGGAAATCAGCGTACCGCGGGGCCGAAGTCATCTATCCGCAGCCGTTCGGGATCATCACGGCGGCTTCGGAGAAGCGGTATCCGGTCGATCTGTCGCACTTCACGATCCTCGGGACGGTCGTGGGAGCCTGGGGGGTACCGCCCGATCCCGACGTCGCGATCTTCCCGGCCGTCTCGCTGGAGCGGCGCATCGGTCGGGACAAAGGGATCAAGGTGAAGCTGCCGATCATCATCCCTGGATTGGGTTCAACGGCCATCGCGAAGAACAATTGGGAAGGTCTGGCCATCGGCGCTGCCATCGCGGGCATCCCCCTCACCATCGGCGAGAACATCTGTGGAATGGATGAAGCGGCGGAATTCAAGAACGGACGCGTCGTGCGCTCTCCGGAGATGATCCGCCGGGTGAAACTCTACAAAGAGTGGCAGCAGGACGGATACGGAGCAATCATCGTGCAAGCCAATGTGGAAGACACACGGCTCGGCGTTCACGAATACGTCATCTCGGAATTGGGAGTGGAAGCCGTCGAGTTGAAATGGGGGCAAGGGGCCAAGGACATCGGCGGCGAGGTGAAGATCAAGGATCTGGCGAAGGCGCAACTGTTGAAGCGTCGCGGCTACATTGTGCTGCCAGATCCCGAGGATCCGGAGGTCATTGAAGCATTCCGGCGAGGCTCGTTCCATGAATTCGAGCGCCACTCGCGCATCGGTATGGTGGATGAGGAGAGCTTCGTGCGACGGGTCGAAGAGCTGCGGCGCGCGGGAGCGAAGTACGTCTTCCTGAAGACGGGAGCGTATCGGCCCGCCGATCTGGCGCGCGCGCTGAAGTTCTCTTCGCTCGCGGGCATTGATCTGCTCACGGTGGATGCTGCGGGCGGGGGGACCGGCATGAGCCCTTGGCGCATGATGAACGAATGGGGCATTCCGCCGGTCGAGTTGCACTCACTACTCTATCGGTATGCTGACCAACTGGCGCAGCGGGGTGAATACGTGCCCGATATCGCGATCGCCGGCGGATTCGCATTCGAGGACCAGATCTTCAAGGGCTTGGCTCTAGGCGCTCCTTATTTCAAACTCATCGGCATGGCGCGCGCACCGCTGGCGGCGGCGATGGTGGGCAAAACCATCGGACGAAGCATCGAGGAAGGCGACCTTCCCGTTTATATCGCTCGCTTCGGAGAGACAGTGGAGGAGATCTTCATCACGGCGCCGGAGCTCAAGCGACGGTTCGGCGCGGATTTCAAGCGGATTCCCCCAGGAGCCATCGGCTTGTACACGTATTTGCAGCGCCTGGCCCAAGGCTTGCGACAGCTCATGTGCGGGAGCCGAAAATTCGCCCTTGACTATATCAGCCGTGACGACATTGCGGCGCTCACCGAAGAAGCCGCCCGCATCAGCGGCATCCCATACGTTATGGACGTTGACCGAGCGGTGGCCGAGCGGATCCTCAATGGCTCCCCAGTTTCTCAATCGCTCGCCGAGCACAGGGTCGGCCACCAGGGGATGAGATAA
- a CDS encoding WG repeat-containing protein: MGTKRSWALLSGWMLLAGLAMVIVSASEETEMRFVQRRTAPLGLARVKLTGKWGYIDRTGRIVINPQFEEAGDFSEGLARVKTGGKWGYIDRTGRFLVNPQFEEAGDFSQGLARVKLGGKWGYVNRQGEVVIPPQFSEASDFSRSP, encoded by the coding sequence ATGGGGACAAAGCGATCTTGGGCATTGCTCAGCGGCTGGATGCTTTTGGCCGGATTGGCGATGGTCATCGTCTCTGCTTCAGAGGAGACCGAGATGCGATTCGTCCAACGACGTACCGCCCCGTTAGGGCTAGCGCGCGTCAAGCTCACTGGCAAGTGGGGCTACATTGATCGAACGGGGCGGATCGTGATCAATCCCCAGTTCGAAGAGGCGGGCGATTTCTCTGAAGGCTTGGCCCGCGTCAAGACTGGTGGAAAATGGGGCTACATTGATCGAACGGGGCGGTTCCTCGTCAACCCACAGTTTGAGGAAGCTGGGGACTTCTCCCAAGGCCTGGCGCGGGTGAAGCTCGGGGGGAAATGGGGTTATGTGAATCGTCAAGGGGAGGTCGTCATCCCTCCTCAATTCAGCGAAGCGAGTGATTTCTCTCGCTCTCCGTGA
- a CDS encoding ATP-binding protein produces the protein MAIKKARRQQGVSRRVPPSSPVEGREELGRTSDQVGCPEEVTRTLKKLTALSSLAAALSRARELDPLLQEVLRTITEVLSTDMALIMLFDAEAGELRVRAAQGVSSEYIAGVDRLKPGEGVAGRVFVSGEPLVLRDAATDPQITRPIVRQSGVHAMACVPLLAHGRAIGVLVTATYDPQREITSDVDLLEAIGHQLGIAIENARLFEENLRVRKLWESTFNAIRDGISVHTRDLRVVQTNDAFSRLLGVPKEHILQNHCCMLMLGRDNPLPDCADLRATAQVPCQVTEVIERPNGQILRVTVDPLLDEEGRAYGTVHVVSDITEQVLLERRMARAEQLALIGEMAAGLAHEVKNPLAGIKGALEIILDDLPEDNPHRSILRHVLEEIQRINRIITDLLDYARPRPPSHVQTDVNRLIEHVVSATRVQLANNHIVLEFHPAPELPSLIIDPDELQKVVLNLLLNAIQAVRDHGHILVRTSYDPQERAIKLSVTDDGEGIPPENLDKIFRPFFTTKKRGTGLGLATCQRIVTGYGGTITVTSEVGKGSTFTVTLPLQAPPTHRISHLVVLSSSDPSPDSERSGETSSSPMRGHEGR, from the coding sequence ATGGCGATCAAGAAAGCCAGAAGGCAGCAAGGCGTTTCCCGTCGCGTGCCGCCCTCCTCGCCAGTCGAGGGTCGGGAAGAACTCGGCCGCACATCCGATCAAGTGGGATGCCCCGAGGAGGTCACGCGCACGCTGAAGAAGCTGACGGCGCTCAGCTCCTTGGCCGCTGCGCTCAGTCGTGCGCGAGAGCTCGACCCCCTGCTTCAGGAAGTATTGCGGACGATCACCGAAGTCCTCTCGACCGATATGGCCTTGATCATGCTCTTCGATGCAGAGGCGGGAGAATTGCGGGTTCGCGCGGCCCAGGGGGTCTCGTCCGAATACATCGCGGGAGTGGATCGCCTGAAACCTGGTGAAGGTGTGGCCGGACGCGTCTTCGTGAGCGGTGAACCTCTGGTCTTGCGCGATGCGGCCACAGATCCGCAGATCACGCGCCCGATCGTGCGTCAGTCGGGCGTGCATGCTATGGCGTGCGTTCCTTTGCTCGCACACGGGCGGGCGATCGGTGTGCTCGTGACGGCCACCTATGATCCCCAGCGAGAGATCACCAGCGATGTGGACCTGCTCGAAGCTATCGGCCACCAGCTGGGCATCGCGATCGAGAACGCGCGCCTCTTCGAGGAGAACCTCCGCGTGCGCAAGCTCTGGGAGAGCACCTTCAATGCCATTCGGGATGGCATTTCCGTTCACACCCGCGATTTGCGCGTCGTTCAAACCAATGATGCATTCAGCCGCTTGCTCGGGGTGCCCAAAGAGCACATCCTGCAAAATCACTGTTGCATGCTCATGCTCGGGCGGGATAATCCCCTGCCCGATTGCGCCGATCTGCGGGCGACAGCCCAAGTGCCGTGTCAGGTCACTGAGGTCATCGAACGCCCAAATGGTCAAATCTTGCGTGTCACAGTGGACCCGCTTTTGGATGAAGAAGGGCGCGCATATGGAACAGTACACGTCGTCTCCGACATCACCGAACAAGTCCTCCTGGAGCGCCGCATGGCGCGCGCCGAACAGCTCGCGTTGATCGGGGAGATGGCTGCCGGTCTCGCTCACGAAGTGAAGAACCCGTTGGCGGGGATAAAAGGTGCCTTGGAGATCATCTTGGACGACCTTCCCGAGGATAATCCGCATCGTTCGATCTTGCGTCATGTCCTGGAGGAGATTCAACGCATCAATCGCATCATTACTGATTTGCTCGACTATGCGCGCCCGCGTCCTCCAAGTCACGTTCAAACCGATGTGAACCGGTTGATCGAACATGTGGTCTCGGCAACGCGCGTTCAATTGGCGAATAATCACATCGTACTGGAATTTCACCCGGCTCCCGAGCTGCCCTCTCTCATCATCGATCCGGACGAATTGCAGAAGGTCGTCCTCAACCTCTTGCTCAACGCGATCCAAGCCGTGCGCGATCACGGCCATATCCTCGTCCGAACGAGCTATGATCCCCAAGAGCGGGCGATCAAGCTCTCGGTCACCGATGATGGAGAGGGCATCCCGCCGGAGAACCTGGACAAGATCTTCCGCCCTTTCTTCACGACGAAAAAGCGCGGAACAGGCTTGGGATTGGCGACCTGTCAACGGATCGTCACCGGGTATGGGGGGACGATCACCGTCACCAGCGAGGTAGGCAAGGGGAGCACCTTCACCGTTACGCTGCCCTTGCAAGCACCACCAACGCATCGCATCTCGCATTTGGTCGTGCTCTCCTCTTCTGATCCTTCTCCGGATTCGGAGCGATCTGGGGAGACATCCTCCTCCCCCATGCGGGGTCACGAGGGGCGTTGA
- a CDS encoding sigma-54 dependent transcriptional regulator — protein sequence MAKSKILIVDDEDLLRWSLRMKLEQWGHETLEAETAKQALRVFAEEMPDLVLLDIKLPDGSGIDVMQKIKEQDPNAPVIIITANTTVDNAVAALRLGAFDFICKPINYGELEAAVRNALETSRLRDTLRRVQSFPKKRFSFDMIVGESPQMKELLAIVKRVAESEASCVVLQGESGVGKDLIAKAIHYQSRRADFPFVAVNCAAIPETLMETELFGHEKGAFTDARVQKKGVFELADGGTILLDEIGELPLGLQAKLLRVIEEQQFRRVGGVRNINVDVRIIASSNRNLEEEVKEGRFRADLFYRLSVVQITIPPLRERKEDILLIAEHLIKSFNVKMKKNILGLAPETKRLFLEYHWPGNVRELKNTIEHAMIFEDSPYLTPKYLHERILRPSAYAVGFTRKDENPSALLANLVGKLTLEEVERDMIRHALEATGWNQTRAADLLGISRDAIRYKIKKYKLARSRALPGEARTM from the coding sequence ATGGCGAAATCAAAGATCCTCATCGTGGACGATGAAGACTTGCTTCGATGGTCGCTTCGCATGAAATTGGAGCAATGGGGTCATGAAACCCTCGAAGCGGAGACGGCGAAGCAAGCGCTTCGCGTGTTCGCAGAAGAGATGCCGGACCTGGTCCTCTTGGACATTAAGCTGCCGGATGGTTCCGGCATTGATGTCATGCAGAAGATAAAGGAGCAGGACCCCAATGCTCCGGTCATCATCATCACAGCCAACACGACGGTGGATAACGCCGTCGCGGCCTTGCGACTTGGGGCGTTCGACTTCATTTGCAAGCCGATCAACTACGGCGAGCTGGAAGCGGCCGTTCGTAACGCCCTGGAGACGAGCCGCTTACGCGACACGCTGCGGCGCGTTCAATCCTTCCCGAAGAAACGTTTCAGCTTCGACATGATCGTCGGCGAATCGCCTCAGATGAAGGAGCTGCTGGCGATCGTCAAACGCGTGGCCGAGAGCGAAGCCTCGTGCGTCGTCCTACAAGGTGAATCCGGCGTGGGCAAGGACCTCATCGCCAAAGCGATTCACTACCAGAGTCGCCGCGCCGATTTCCCCTTCGTGGCCGTCAATTGCGCGGCGATCCCAGAGACGCTCATGGAGACCGAGCTTTTCGGGCATGAGAAGGGGGCTTTCACCGACGCGCGCGTGCAAAAGAAAGGCGTCTTCGAACTGGCCGACGGTGGGACGATCCTACTCGATGAGATCGGCGAGCTGCCGCTCGGATTGCAAGCGAAGTTGTTGCGCGTGATCGAGGAACAACAATTCCGACGCGTTGGGGGCGTTCGCAACATTAATGTGGACGTGCGCATTATCGCCAGCTCCAACCGAAATCTCGAAGAGGAGGTCAAAGAAGGGCGCTTCCGCGCCGATCTCTTTTATCGGCTGAGCGTCGTGCAAATCACGATCCCCCCGCTGCGAGAGCGCAAAGAGGACATCTTACTCATCGCTGAGCATCTCATCAAGAGCTTCAACGTGAAGATGAAGAAGAACATCCTCGGCTTAGCTCCGGAGACCAAGCGCCTCTTCCTCGAATATCACTGGCCGGGAAACGTCCGCGAGTTGAAGAATACGATTGAGCACGCCATGATCTTCGAAGACTCGCCGTATCTCACGCCGAAATACCTGCACGAACGAATCCTGCGCCCATCCGCTTACGCGGTCGGTTTCACGCGCAAGGACGAAAATCCCTCCGCGCTCTTGGCGAATCTCGTGGGCAAGCTCACATTGGAAGAAGTCGAACGAGATATGATCCGCCATGCCTTGGAAGCAACTGGCTGGAATCAGACGCGCGCCGCCGATCTGCTCGGCATCTCGCGCGATGCGATTCGATACAAGATCAAGAAATACAAGCTCGCCCGATCTCGGGCTCTTCCGGGCGAAGCTCGAACCATGTGA
- a CDS encoding cytochrome c biogenesis protein ResB yields MNESRREPIEQEGASPQEPSASPAAVSALGTVDRFLRWLSSLQVGIALMLILIVAAIVGTLIPQHNMEEFDRFYARLTPAERALYDHLGLFDVYHSWWFTAAVFLFALNLVLCSIDRLPMTLQYLREPKVSATPLFAQSQPFYEMLLVARHSADVVDRLTHLFARFGWRPRQTVNTPFPTVFGERGVWSRWNFFLVHGSLLVILGAAFVGARWGYEGTMILSPGTRTQSLTLPGSRWRGIPERQMPLPFTVRCESLRVALKNPRGPLVPQNVINWYTDIVIEEAGNERRATIAVNKPFDYRGYRFFQSGTGRPGDASRITLVIRSEMGPERTFSLAKNQAVTVPELGEVRFLRFAGDFRGSSASGSDGYENPAAELEVTLASGERHVFWVFPETPGRWETTRGTVWEGYPSGYRFVLKDFDKVSFEHILHVQYDPGVGAIYVGFALLALSLSIVFFSAHERVWAVLEPEGSDLKIHLAAHANRNEERLRERFHALVRELSEEIAARPPTQ; encoded by the coding sequence ATGAACGAATCAAGGCGCGAACCGATCGAACAAGAAGGCGCGAGCCCGCAAGAGCCGTCGGCGAGCCCAGCGGCAGTGTCGGCGCTGGGAACTGTGGATCGGTTCCTCCGTTGGCTCAGCTCACTGCAGGTGGGAATCGCCCTCATGCTGATTCTCATTGTGGCGGCGATCGTTGGCACCCTCATCCCACAGCACAATATGGAAGAATTCGACCGATTCTACGCACGACTGACGCCGGCTGAACGCGCCCTCTATGATCACCTAGGGCTCTTCGATGTGTACCATTCCTGGTGGTTCACGGCGGCGGTCTTTCTCTTCGCCCTGAACCTCGTGTTGTGCTCGATTGATCGCCTTCCGATGACGCTTCAATATCTGCGCGAGCCTAAGGTCTCGGCCACCCCGCTCTTCGCCCAGTCGCAACCGTTTTACGAGATGCTCTTGGTCGCTCGCCATTCGGCGGACGTTGTAGATCGGCTCACTCATCTCTTCGCCCGGTTCGGATGGCGACCGCGCCAGACGGTGAATACGCCGTTTCCAACCGTCTTCGGCGAGCGGGGGGTGTGGAGCCGATGGAACTTCTTCCTCGTGCATGGTTCGCTCCTTGTGATCCTCGGGGCGGCTTTCGTCGGTGCGCGATGGGGATATGAAGGGACGATGATCCTCTCGCCGGGCACGCGAACCCAATCGCTGACTCTACCAGGTTCGCGCTGGCGCGGCATCCCGGAACGCCAGATGCCATTGCCCTTCACCGTCCGATGCGAATCATTGCGCGTGGCATTGAAAAACCCGCGCGGTCCGCTCGTGCCGCAGAATGTCATCAACTGGTACACGGACATCGTAATCGAAGAGGCGGGCAATGAGCGAAGGGCGACCATCGCCGTGAATAAGCCATTCGATTATCGCGGGTACCGCTTCTTTCAATCAGGGACGGGACGTCCGGGCGATGCCAGCCGTATCACGCTCGTGATTCGCTCCGAGATGGGACCGGAGCGCACCTTCTCTCTCGCGAAGAACCAAGCTGTAACTGTACCCGAGCTCGGCGAGGTTCGCTTCCTTCGCTTCGCTGGCGATTTTCGAGGATCTTCCGCCTCGGGATCAGATGGCTATGAGAATCCAGCGGCGGAGCTTGAGGTCACCTTGGCTTCAGGGGAGCGGCATGTGTTCTGGGTCTTTCCTGAAACGCCCGGACGATGGGAGACGACGCGCGGGACGGTATGGGAAGGATACCCTTCAGGATATCGCTTCGTCCTCAAGGATTTCGACAAGGTGAGCTTCGAGCACATCCTTCACGTACAATACGACCCCGGCGTCGGCGCCATCTACGTGGGCTTCGCCTTGCTCGCCCTCTCGCTCTCCATCGTCTTCTTCTCCGCTCACGAGCGCGTCTGGGCCGTCCTGGAACCAGAAGGGTCCGACCTCAAGATCCATCTCGCCGCTCATGCGAATCGAAATGAGGAGCGCCTGAGAGAGCGTTTTCACGCGCTTGTGCGCGAGCTTTCGGAAGAGATCGCCGCGCGCCCACCGACTCAATAG